TCACTTTTCATGGTTGTTGTGGGCCCCAGCCCATTCAGACTTTTCCTCCAAACTGGAACCCAGAATCATTGAGATCCCAAATCTCATGCACACATCACAAACACGGAACTGGAAAATGTGTAACTTTCAGGAAACAGTTGATTCCTCATGgcttgaaaacattttttcccatgCTGTGACCCTCCCTCTCTGTTAGCTTCCAAGACTGTTTTCAACTGTGAAACTTCCTGTTTTATAGAAAtttgtggaaggaaggaaaggaaatgccTTTCAATAGTAATTTTAAGATGTTCTACTTTCAATTAATCTTTCCAACACTTCACTAAATTTCTTgttgtttcttgtttttcctgAGCATTCATagattagaaataaaaaattcaaaattcactTACAAGCaagctatttaaaatattcattttgaAACTGCCATTTAATAGTTAATCCTTTTCTTCCTTGGACCTATTGCTAATAAATTAAACTAGTCAAAACATAAAATACTGTGGCACTGCTTACTACTATATTATTCAAGAAATTTGGAAACATTTACATGTTTGAGGTGTTGCATTAAGAGTCTGTAAGATTCTCAGTAGGATTTATGGACAATATCAATTTACTTGGTGTTATGTTGGTATGCTTTATAAAACTGGAAAAGACTGCTAGATTGTTTGAAAGCATGTTGAAATCTCAGTTTTGTACAATACATCATGCTTAAAAACTAGTTTTATTTGCAAATGTATTAGTCCAATTATCTCAAGTAGGAAAAATCCACAATCAAGAAACAGCAATTGCAAAAAAGACACAGCTATGTTATCATCTTGATTTTCCAGAGTATATTTTCACACAAGTATGATTTTAGATTTAGATAAGATAACCATAATGCACAGTTACCTATGAACTAAATATacattgttttcttctgctgcatcAGTAATATGAACTTCTCTTGAGTATGTATGGTCTTCTAGCTTTGTTCACATGTAGCTGCCGCTTCAGAATATAGGGATTTTTTCTCTtcatgatttctttttcttggctTGAGTTCTCCAGATCAAAAGCATCTTGCTGTAGTAACTGTAGGATGCAAGAAGAGACACACTGttatctactttttttttataatgaaGATTATAATCTCCTCcgaattttaatgaaatattaacATATTTTATTGCCACCAATACAATCTGTAGCTGcagcattaatttaaaaatatataaaactcAAGACACAAAACTTAAATCAGGCTAAATATGAGCGGAGCCCTACagaagtgatttttaaattcCACTTCAACAGATTAGATAACTGGTTTTGACTAGAGAGGAAAGCTGGTTTATCCTACTTAGACCAAAACTCAAACAGACTGAAAGTTTTCTAATGACTATCACTCTGTTATCACATGTTTAGGTTAAACACCTACATGCACTGCTTGCTGGTTCCATCTgttgagaaatattttattctacAATTTCCTGCAAAGCAGGGAACTGTGACTAAGATATATGGGTTATTGCATATTTGGTTCTAGGGTAGTTCCTTTCCAGCAATAAATGCACTGAAGAAGAGCATCTGCAGAAAACTCTGGTTCTCAAAGAGGTTGCAGTCCTTTGCATGGACCACCCCAGCTAACATGAGGATTGGGAATATAAAGAGTTAtgagagcaaagcaaaacaaaacaaacaaaaccccaaacaaacaagctaacaaacaaaaccaaaactaaccAAAAAATATCTGGATTCACCTAGACTGTACATGAACCTGAGATAGATGAAGAAATTTGCTTTACTGGAAAGTGGGTAGCGACACTGAGTTATCTTTTTTCACTACACAAAGCAGCTTTTAGTGCAATATCTAACAATGCAAGGGGATTGTGCCTAGTGTGCTTCTGTGTAGTCACTGTAATCGCTGTACTAAACTAAACATCAGAAATGGACTATAAACAATCACTGTTTAAGAGCAGCAATCTTCATACAATCACAATGTCAACTTCCAGGACCCTCTTTAGGTGTAGGGAAACCAAAAGCAGGAGTTACCTTGTTGCCAGTTTCCTAGCAATGATAAGAAAACCAGAATACCTAGTAAAATGGTATGTACACATGGGCATGTATCCCTGCATTTTGAATTCATTTTGCCTTAGGGTCCTCAAACAGAAACACTGGGTACATTTATTTATGCAATAGATCTATAATAACCTCATGTCTGTTAGGCAGATATTAATTATGTTTTCTGGCGTAGTGATGACTTTCATATGCTTGTTTGGTTACCTGAAATGGCTACAAAGAGTGGAGAAAGTACATAGTTAAGAAAAGTTCTCATTTATCCATGGGTTTTTGTAAGAAACAAACACTCAGGTCATCAGAAACTGCACTAATTCACTGCTTATACTGGAAGAGGCATTTTATAGGTACTACAGAAtataaaaaagggaaggaaagctCAGACAATGTGATGGAGGTCACATGGATATGGATTTTACAACATCACTACAAACATTTAATGCAGTAGAAATATGCATTTGTGATGGTTTGTGTTACCTCCCAGTGCTGAAAAGCTCTGCTGTGGCAAACTTTTTGGAGTTGATATACTGTCAGCATTGCTTCCAAGCTGAAGCCATCCAGAGCGGCAGGGAACTGTCTTCCTGGAACCAGATCCTCCTCATCTACCTCTACTGTTTCCCCCATTTGGTTGTTTATGTTGTTGACAAGATTGCAGACATTTAGCAGGGTCACCTTCCAGTAAGGAAGTTTTGCTCTgttaatctgaaaataaaaacacccaccattaaatgtattttgggttttttgtatCCATGTGCTACATTCAAACGTTTTGTTAGAAACAAGTTTATGTTTCTGAAGTGCTTTTCATCTGGTCAACTTTTAGACAATAATTAGAGTGCAGAACTTAGGACAACTCATTTATTACACACGCCAAGTCTGCTTCCTTGCAGCCTTGCCCCCCAGGTAGATATAAATGATGAAAAAGCTCAACTGCTACCAAACCAGAATGGCAGCATTTCATAGTCATTCTGCACAGGtgcaaacaaaaacacagatggaaattaatataatataaattcaCAGGTGTAAATAAGGATAATGAATCAAACCCACTGGATAAATTCCCAGCTCAGGAATCCAAGCTGGATGCCTGTGGTTAACTAGACACTCCTCCCTAGTTCAGCACAAATAGCAgtcatcccaaaattccctgagaAAAGGAATGGAGGCCCTGATTCAGGACAAGCTGTCTGATGAATCTGGGTCTGAAGTTACAGAATCTGTAAGCCCCACGAGTTTTGGATGCTGGAAAGTGAAGAGCCTGGGAGATGTCAATTGAAGATCTATAGGCTTAGGGAGATGGAGCAAAGACAAAACATAGCTGTGAAAACAAAGTACTCCTGATTTGGTAACTGGACTGAAAAACTGAGACCAACTGTATTTATGTGGCCCAACATGAACCTGTTATAGAAAgatagaaaaaaggaaatttcaccATGGTTTGTCtcaaattttgctttttccagtACATTTCATTATGTATGAGCTCTTAAactattttaaagaaatgctgATAAGcataatttttacttttctactggtattgttttttccaagcagTTGCAGCAGCAGTCTTCCATTTTGATTACCAATAGcaaaaattaagtttaaaaCTTAATTCCTATCTCATTTActgcttttcattattttgccattttcttcATTCTCCCACTACTAGTTATTTCTTCTGCACTGTACTCCTTTCAGTGCTGAGTATAGAATTGAGTTTCCTTCAACTAGAACTGGTGACACAGCAATCTCCAACCAAAAGCCACATAGCAAACTCCTAGTTATTCCTTGCAAGAATTTCCTTGCTATGCACATTAGACCTTACCTATGAACTGAGATGTAGTTGCTTCTTTTCCTCTATGCATGAAGTTAAATACAGGTATGACACTAACACAGACATCGCCTTTCACCCATACTCGTAGCACTGATTGAGTGTGGATGCAGTGCTTACTTGGCTGAGCATCAGGTAATCACAGAACCTGTTTCTTTAGGGATCCTTTCTAACAAAGGGGCCTTGCGTGCAAGATTTATGTAAATTCATCACACTTGACTATTTTTTGAGGGAAAAGAAAGTTCAGAGAAATGaggaagaaacaagaaaattggGCATCACTTTTAGCATTAGTTAcaaaaagttttcttttgtcCATGATCATTACTCCAACATAGATCTGAGAAATATATGCCCATCAAAATAAGAATGATTTAGCCTTTTAATAAAACTGCTGCGCATTCTCAGATTCCTGACaacattaaacaaaaaaaagattttttttgttttgaggcTAAGAAACCAAATCTGAAATCTTATTTGGAAGCTTGTAATTGGTACTGCACTCTTTACTTTGAGCTCATTTGTTTTCTCATTGAAGTACCCTAGTTAGCCTATCAAATTTCTTAAAAAGACATGACAGTTTCAAGATAAAATTATTCTCTTTGCAGAATATCTAATTTTATCAACAGAAGCTAAACTAGGGAAAAGATCAAATACCCAAGGCAATTTCAAAATGTTCTTTGGTCtgctttaatatatttttgaaatataaaaatatggaGCTTTACATGAAAAATGGGGAGGCTTCTCCAGTTCACTGCTCTCTCCTGGGTATGCAAAAGAAATGTGAGCCAGCACTGCAACAGCTAAATCGCAATAGAATCTAGATCCAGTTCTATGTGAGCCAGTGAGATTGCTGAGTTAAGAACCAAAAATATTCCAGTGGATAGAAACAGAAGAGTAAAGGATAGGGTGATTTTTCATGCCTTCTTGCACAATTTATAGAATCTTTTTGATCTAAAGTTACTACTTGATGTCATTCTGCACATCTATGTATAAAGGAACTTTCCTCTGTGTATTAGTGAAGTACTTATGTAGCAGATTTGTTTAGGTGAAAATTGTCTCCTACTTATGAGATGAGGAGAAAGCAAATTTTCAGTGCTGTCTTCAAGCTTctaattaatatttcatttgttAAGGGAGTCTCATTCCTATTAATGCCATGAATATATCACctcaaaaaaaaagtatttttacttAGATACTGCTTCTGACCTACTGCTACCATTAACAATTCAGTCAGAGTGaattttgggttattttaatTGAAAGTGGAGTTTTCCAGGTCATGTCCAGTCAGCAAACAAGGCAGTCATGTTATTTTTCTGCTCCACTATCACATCAAGCATTAATATCAGACCACTTTGCTTTTCTGGGTTATGGAAAATAACTGAGGCTGTAATTCTAAAGGCATATGTAAAAAAACAGTCTAAGGTGATGATAATCCAAATTTTCAGATTAATTTATAATATGGGATAAactttatatattatatatttatatgtattttccACGCAGATCTAAGCAATATCAAGTACAGCAGCTCAACAAATGGTTTGGAAAACACCCACACAATAAAACAAGGAACCCTTATCTGCCAAGGTAGAACAAATTTTTTTAAGAGTAACTTGAAAAATATCTGGGAATAAtctgaagaaagaaaggaaattgaaGTATGAActagaattttaaaagtatatGAATACTGAAGTGAATATGACGTATGTATTTCCACTGTTGAACATGCTTGTAAATAAGAATCAGATATATAATTTCTCCCACTTCATGGATCTTGAAAGAGAATTTAAGATCATCTAAGAAACTGAAATAAGTGTATTTCCTTCTTTGACAAGAGGTTTGTCCTATGCAAGACAAAAGAGATTTCCAAGTTACAATTTATATGGTATTTTATTTCCATATCTGGTTGAATGATACCCCTGATAGTTTCCCTAAGATACTTCTTTTGTTACAATCCATCCATACATCCCAAATGCTATTTTTCATTAGGGAAAATTATACCTGCTTTTTACATTCTTGTCTTTATCTAGTAAAAGCAGataaaaagcaaattcattACAAAGTAAAAATCCCTAGTTAGTGTAGGATCTCTATGGTTCTTTTTCATGATAGCAGTTGAATTTTGTTCAGATTGTAACCATAGAAATAATATACTTAATCAGATATATATGAATTCTGTTAAAGAAGATGTTCTTCCATGGTGCATATTAATGCCTGTAAACCTAATTAATTTTTATGCAATGACTGAGTCCGGAAGTCACTAACTCCTAGATAGCTGTAGGTTCCTCCTACTTCTAGACAGCTCCTCAGACAAGGAGGCTAAACTCTCTGGGAAAATGAACTCATAAATAGGCATCCTACAACAAGGAAAACTCAGTGGGTCCATTAATTCAGATATATTCTCCAAGGAATActttcatttcaattttttccttcccctctaAATAACATAGTGTCAATCTTTTTGAGTTCAGAAAAGATTCTTCGTGCAACTAGTGGTTTCCAGCAAGCATTTAGGAAGGTAGAAACAGTTATCTCTTTGGTATGAATAgagcttttttatttaaaacaaaaagagagacaGGATATAACTGTCCACATATTTTGACAAGTCAGGTTTTGTTCTTTTACCTGACCTTCCCAATGGCTTTATGGATTTTATCTTAGGAAAAAGACAGAGCATTATAAGCATTTGTTTGATCCTTGTATCTTGGGTCAGATGTAACAGCAGGGAAGGGTGACAAACTGTATTAAGTGTTGAAGACAGATTGCAATAAGCACGAACTAATTCTTTAAGGATGGAGAGTGATTCAGCATATAGGTGACCTTAAGAGCAGCTTGAAAAGGGGCAGCAGGCACTGGACAACAGTCTGTGAAATTAAAGGCATAAGGCAATTCTTCCCATAATACTGGATAGACTACTGAATATTGCAAAAGGTGTGTTTAAGCCCTGGTTGTCGTCTTGATACTATAGCCCACAAGTGCCTACTTAGGTAGATTTTTGTTCTATCAAATACTAAACCCTCAAGTGATAATCAATTTTGCTGCACTTTTAGATCTCAGCTTTCATAAACAGTAATTATTTTCCCATCTTAATGCTGTTTAAATTGTTAGTATTTCTTTTGCTGATTACCAAGTAAGTGTCAAATACAGTCTGTGCAATTTAGCAGTAATTGCCCTCAAATGGAACCAGATCTCAGGTACCACACAAGACAGGTATTACACATACTGTCTTCAAATTTGTATATCACACCAGAACCATAATTTGTTGTAACAAGGGTTAAAATCTGGCAGTggacaacagaaaaaaagtaatttcagtaATTAATGGGATTGTGATATTACTCTTGTAGAAGACTTGATGCACAGTTTTTAGTGTTTCTACTATGTCTTGCTTTGATGTCAAGAGACAACATAAATTCATTCATAATGAACTTTAGATGGTGATTTAAGGCAGTATAATGCAGAATTAAAGCAATGAAAGCAATGTCTCCAACATGAATCTACTGCGTCTGTCAACTTCAAGTGTCAGTTGACTGTGGTAAATACCCTGAGGGAGATGAACAGCAAGCTACATAACATCAAAAAACGTAAGAGTATTATGGCAAACATTGTGACACTATTAACTGGTGCAATATATTTGTGCATTTGGAGTCACCTGAGCTTGTGTTCTGTGgtgagagggaggaaaagatgGAAATCACGTTCACAGATCCACTAAACTCAGTAGCAGAAATACCAATAGCTGCAGGGTTTTATTCCAGGGCATCATATGCTTTGCCACAGagcaaaaaaatctgtttttgtCGGCCTCTTACACTTAAATACGTTTCAGAAAAGGAGAAGTTATTAAATCTTTCTGAACCTTGGAAAAGTGAGTGGCCAACAGGTTTATTTGTAATCTAAGGTTAACTTTCATGCCAGTAAAGAACACTGAGATCTAAGAACTGCCAGACCAgttaaagaaaatgcattttccgGCTTTATACTTCTAGTCTATCAAATAATCCTGTGAAAAAGGCCACTAAATGCAATATATGCAGAAGTCATCCTGGCAGGTTTTGTCTTTAACCTTCAACTAGTCATTGGCTTatgtaaatttcttttttgggggagaaatttttcatttctcgttttattttccattacaTTTAAATAACGACTTAAACTTTATTGGaataacaaattaaaatattcaccTTAAACCCACAGCATTTGTTTCAGAGTTTGTTCTTTATATGTTGTTGAAGATATATCAGACACATATGTTTCTTAGATCATTTATGGAAATTAATTGTGTTGAGAAAGTGTCTATCAGCCTGTCCAATACATACATGCAACACTATCTGCTTCACCCTGTCAATATGAGgttttcactgaatttttatatattcatatTAAATAACATAAACATTATTCACAGTCTGGAAACCTGTCAAGGAAATGCCATTTACAAAGTTAGTATTTTCACAGTCATGCCCCCATGTTCCTGTACTGGCACTATGATCAAAATCCTAAACCAAAATTGGCATATGTATCAACTGGTTTTGCTTTATGATTGTCCTAATTTTATATGCATATAGGAAGGGTTCTGCATAAAAATAGCACTTACAGATTTGACTCAAGGTTAATTTAGCTTTCATCGGGCATAATCTTATTGGAAACACATTTCCTCACATAAATTTACATCTCTGTACATAACACAGTTTTGACAGTTTAATGAAAGTACCAGTGTTACAGCTGAGGAACATGTTTAGTGTGTCACATCAACACCTTTATATTCCCTTTGAACTGGAGAAAATCTTGCACCAAAGTAAAACCTAACACTGAACTTTTATGTCTAGACCGTAGGTTATTACTTTGTGCAAAGACTTTTGGGTTTGTAATGAGAATTCATTTGCTCCCTCCCTGTCAggtaaaggaagaaaaataattacctTTGATGTGTACATATTGGTCAATAAATCTGCTTCTAATGCTTTCATTTCCTCTTCTGAATCTGGAATAAACCAGAAACATATGTTTATTATTTGATCATAAATCATGGACATTTTAATTCAGCATACAGAAGTTAGATATttaaatggtttttaaaaataaacaacaaacacaaacaccagTGACCTAGAGGGACTGTTGCGAGTCTTCAGTTAACAGCAgcattatataaaaataaatactcaacacatttttaaagcatgATCAAGCTTATTGAACTTAATGGAACTGTTCATTAATCTCAGCTTCATAGCAGAAAGGCTCATTAAACTGCAATTCCTTCAGTATTAAAAACCTGCAATattcttcattattttcataataaatatttgtaaCATTTActtactttgaaaaaaaattgagcattttttcaaataatatttatttaagcaGTAATTATTTATGTAAATTGCAGTTTGATTACTTGATTAATAATCAACATTCTGTATTATTAAGTACGAATacttaattaaattaattatatttttactgATATGAGGGAACTGAGCTTGACCAGTTTATGATAGAAACTCTTGATAATGTATATACAAAAAGAAAGTATTCTGACTGGAAGTCTATGGATTTTCTTTACTGATTTAATCGACCTTTGATAGCTCAGCAGACTTGCAAGACTTATGAGTTAATAGGGTAAAAATTGctgtggaaagagaaaaaactttCACAGACACAAAAAACAGACACATTTCTATACACAGCATCACAAGATGAAGATGACAATCACAATGAAGATCTGGTGCCTTGGTTGCATCAATCACAgctcaaagagaaaaaatcagTTAAGCCTTTAGGTGAAATACAGTTCCACATAGCTTTTACCTTTCCTGGAATACCAACAATCCAAAACCAAACAATGCACTAATATTTCAAACCATACTCAACCGAAATATATACCATATTCCTATAGGTAATGTCTCACTTTAAATAATCAATGCTGTTGGCATGTAAGACCCTACCACTGAATATGGGGATAGATTCTGCCCATGCCTTCATTTCAGGGATCATCACCATGCCGTGTCACTGCCTTTCACAGAACATGAGACTGTAAGGGACCACAAGAATGTGCTAATGTGCCACAGGTTTCTATCAGCACAGAAGGCACTCATTACAATGTTCTTAAGAATCAGTCATATTCAATCTCAATAAATATCACATTTACTATCACTTTGTTTCTTCTTTAGGAAGCTCTCCTAAATATCAGTGCTTACTCAGTTGCTTCTGATTTCAAGTctaatttatttctaattaGAAATGTATCCATGGTTTGCAAATAAATTCCTACACTATAAATAATACCTTTCTATTTGCAGTATTTACCCATCATGTATTTATTGAGAGGAATCATTGCCCTTCCAAGCTTAGTGTTTTCGTGTGTCCTTACAAGATTAGCAAACAAGTGCAAGATCACTGTGTCCTTTTGGTCAAAAACAATCACTCTGGAAATCCCATAAATGCTTCATTGAAAGGCTATTCCCAGATTTATTGGACTCTCACCTATTCTGCTTCCTTGCAAAAGCCTTGTATTCCCAAACTCACCAGAGCAGCCCtcttctgtccctgtgttctCAAGAGAGAACAGGATAGCACAGTTTGGTTCAGCTTCAATACTTAATCACCTTAATGCTTACCATTAGCTGCAGAGGGCAGCTGTCTTACAAgtcttttggttttgcttgtcTTTTGTggctgaaaaaccccaaaaaccaggTTAGATAACAAGATAATATTTTATTCCTCAGATTTCCAACAGTTGTGCTTTTCTTAAAAAGGATCTTCTAACAGGAATTTCTATTACTTCCTAAGCCACTGCATTTTGTATTGTTGCACTGCTTCTTATTCCTATTATTTAGGTCATCAAAAACTTCCACGTGTCCCACATATCCCTTTCCTCTGTAGGGATGCTCCTGCTCACCTTTGCATTACCAACACAATAGATTCATTCATTATTTTTAGCATCAAAGCAATTGCATTTAAGTGACTTGCTGTAATACTGATCTACAACTAGTCTTATTCaatgtttaaaattttcatattaAATAGGACTAGTTGTACACCAGTCAGCAAGTCTCTAGCCGCTGATCTCCAACCTAATGCCTTTCAGCCCCTTCAGCAGGAATAGCAGCCAGTTTTGCCAGCTTTACCATTAGCCAAAGTTCTGCTAGCAGCACACAATCATCCCAGCTGAATTTCTATCAATGATAGCATCTCCTGTGAGCAGGTGAGCACACACAATGACAGCATCATAATTCGTGGGGTCCTGGATCACACCAGCTGAGAACAATAAAAGGACTTGTGCCTGGTTAGCACCTTTGTTTCTCTAAAAGATGAAAGGTAGCTTCCACACATCATCTGGAAGATAGCTGAAGGCATAAAAGATGGGAAGGAAGGTATTAAGAAGCATTTGgattggaaaaaaagaaatctagaGGACATTATTTAGGAGTCAAGATTCCTTGAGTGAAGAATAAAGCAAGGCTTGGAGGGAGAGAAGGATGAAT
This region of Ammospiza caudacuta isolate bAmmCau1 chromosome 5, bAmmCau1.pri, whole genome shotgun sequence genomic DNA includes:
- the NTS gene encoding neurotensin/neuromedin N, which produces MRVQLVCVVLLALASCSLCSDSEEEMKALEADLLTNMYTSKINRAKLPYWKVTLLNVCNLVNNINNQMGETVEVDEEDLVPGRQFPAALDGFSLEAMLTVYQLQKVCHSRAFQHWELLQQDAFDLENSSQEKEIMKRKNPYILKRQLHVNKARRPYILKRSSYY